In one window of Haemophilus parainfluenzae DNA:
- a CDS encoding pilus assembly protein PilP: MKKLFLILIAIFSVSAFSRDPFVRKQREQTEYPKEGLTLPLVSACVYSELRLAEERPLAQLHIVGVVQYGKQAEVFFNDDGDILSAQVGQRIGKEAYLIEKVSKNSVTLQSYKAGQCEQTTSIIMRF; the protein is encoded by the coding sequence ATGAAAAAGCTCTTCTTAATCTTGATTGCAATTTTTTCTGTATCAGCATTTTCACGAGATCCTTTTGTTCGGAAACAAAGAGAACAAACCGAATATCCAAAAGAGGGGCTCACCCTACCGCTAGTGTCGGCTTGCGTGTATTCGGAGCTGAGACTGGCGGAGGAACGCCCATTGGCTCAGTTACACATTGTGGGTGTCGTGCAATACGGGAAACAGGCAGAAGTGTTCTTTAATGATGATGGGGATATTCTTTCCGCTCAAGTAGGACAGAGAATTGGAAAGGAAGCCTATTTAATCGAAAAAGTGAGTAAAAATAGCGTGACGCTTCAAAGTTATAAAGCCGGGCAATGTGAACAAACGACCTCAATCATAATGAGATTTTAA